One part of the Lotus japonicus ecotype B-129 chromosome 2, LjGifu_v1.2 genome encodes these proteins:
- the LOC130739576 gene encoding mediator of RNA polymerase II transcription subunit 25 isoform X1 codes for MAAEKQLIVAVECTAAMGPYWSTILTDYLEKIIRSFAGNESTGQKPSASNVEFALVTYNTHGCYSGFLVQRTGWTREPDVFFSWLSGVPFSGGGFNDGAIAEGLSEALMMFPNSQSGSPNQQNVDIHKHCILVAASNPYPLQTPVYVPRPQSLEKSETIDSDPGNRLYDAEAVAKAFPQFSISLSVICPKQLPKVKAIYNAGKRTSRAADPPVDVKTTHFLVLISEAFREASSALSRSGITSLPSNQSPVKVDAVSVTPVTGAPPTSLPSVNGSIASRQPISAGNVAPATVKVEPVPVTSMVAGPAFPHNSSVPRAAITGQGIPSLQTSSPSSASQDIMTNTENGQDTKPMASMLQQPLRPVNPAQANVNILNNLSQARQVMNSAALSGGTSMGLPSMGQTPVAMHMSNMISSGMASSVPAAQNVFSSGPSGITSITSSGPLTAPAQVGQNSALGSLTSATSNLSSSSNVGISQPLSNLQGAVSMGQQVPGMSQGNISGTQMVQGGVNMNQNVMNGLGQSVVSSGNGTMIPTPGMSQQVQSGVQPLVNNAAANMTLPQQTSGGMQATQSKYLKVWEGSLSGQRQGQPVFITKLEGYRSASAPETIAANWPPVMQIVRLISQDHMNNKQYVGKADFLVFRAMNPHGFLGQLQEKKLCAVIQLPSQTLLLSVSDKACRLIGMLFPGVTQDMVVFKPQLSSQQQQQMQQQQQMQSQQQLPHLQQQQLPHLQQQQLPQLQQQQQLQQQQQQLTQLQQQQQQQLPQVQQQQLSQMQQQQLPQLQQQQLSQLQPQQQLPQLQQLQHQQLPQQQQQMVGAGMGQAYVQGPGRSQMVSQGQVSQGPTNIGGGGFMS; via the exons ATGGCTGCGGAGAAACAGCTCATCGTCGCCGTCGAATGCACCGCTGCTATGGGTCCCTATTGGAGCACCATTCTCACGGATTACCTTGAGAAGATCATCAg GTCTTTTGCTGGAAACGAGTCAACTGGGCAG AAGCCTTCTGCTTCCAACGTTGAGTTTGCCCTAGTCACCTATAATACTCATGGATGTTATTCTG GTTTCCTTGTGCAACGGACTGGCTGGACAAGAGAACCAGATGTTTTCTTCTCGTGGCTTTCAGGTGTACCCTTTTCTGGTGGTGGTTTTAATGATGGTGCAATTGCTGAAGGGCTTTCTGAAGCTCTGATG ATGTTCCCAAATTCTCAAAGTGGAAGCCCGAATCAGCAGAATGTGGATATTCATAAGCATTGTATCCTTGTAGCAGCAAGCAATCCTTATCCATTGCAGACACCAGTCTATGTTCCGCGACCACAGAGCCTAGAGAAGAGTGAAACCATTGATTCAGACCCAGGGAACCGTTTATATGATGCTGAAGCTGTCGCTAAAGCATTTCCTCAG TTTTCTATTTCTCTGTCAGTCATCTGCCCTAAACAACTTCCCAAAGTTAAAGCCATCTACAATGCG GGAAAACGAACTAGTAGAGCAGCTGATCCACCAGTTGATGTTAAAACTACTCATTTCCTTGTTTTAATATCAGAAGCTTTCAGGGAGGCCTCCAGTGCTTTGAGTCGTTCTGGGATCACAAGCTTGCCTTCAAATCAAAGTCCTGTTAAAGTAGATGCAGTTTCTGTTACACCAGTTACAGGGGCACCCCCAACTTCTTTGCCATCAG TTAATGGATCAATTGCAAGCCGGCAGCCAATATCTGCTGGGAATGTGGCTCCTGCTACTGTAAAAGTG GAGCCTGTTCCCGTAACTTCCATGGTAGCTGGACCTGCTTTTCCTCATAATTCATCAGTTCCGCGTGCTGCTATTACTGGTCAAGGAATTCCAAGTTTGCAGACATCCTCTCCATCTTCTGCTTCTCAAGATATCATGACAAATACTGAAAATGGTCAGGATACAAAGCCTATGGCGTCAATGTTGCAGCAGCCCTTACGTCCAGTGAATCCTGCACAAGCGAATGTGAACATTTTGAATAATCTCTCTCAAGCACGGCAGGTGATGAACTCTGCTGCCTTAAGTGGTGGAACCTCTATGGGACTTCCATCAATGGGTCAGACTCCTGTTGCCATGCACATGTCAAACATGATATCTAGTGGGATGGCATCTTCTGTACCTGCGGCTCAAAATGTATTTTCATCTGGACCGTCAGGAATAACATCAATAACTAGTTCTGGACCTCTTACTGCTCCGGCACAGGTTGGACAAAACTCAGCTCTTGGTTCATTAACTTCAGCTACTTCTAATTTGTCTTCAAGTTCAAATGTTGGGATTTCACAACCATTGAGTAATCTTCAAGGAGCTGTTAGTATGGGACAACAGGTGCCTGGAATGAGCCAAGGAAACATTTCAGGAACCCAAATGGTGCAAGGTGGGGTTAACATGAACCAAAATGTAATGAATGGCCTTGGTCAATCAGTTGTCTCTTCTGGAAATGGTACAATGATTCCTACTCCAGGAATGTCTCAACAAGTACAATCAGGCGTGCAGCCACTTGTGAATAATGCAGCAGCTAATATGACTTTGCCACAGCAGACATCAGGTGGTATGCAGGCTACACAATCCAAATATCTCAAGGTTTGGGAG GGAAGCTTATCTGGGCAAAGACAAGGACAGCCAGTATTCATCACCAAGCTGGAA GGTTACAGGAGTGCTTCTGCCCCTGAGAC AATTGCAGCAAACTGGCCCCCTGTAATGCAAATTGTTCGGCTTATATCTCAGGACCACATGAATAACAA GCAATATGTAGGAAAGGCAGATTTCCTTGTTTTTCGAGCAATGAACCCTCATGGGTTTCTCGGTCAACTGCAGGAAAAGAAGCTg TGTGCAGTTATTCAATTACCATCACAGACATTGTTACTATCTGTTTCTGACAAAGCATGCCGCTTGATTGGGATGCTCTTCCCGGGGGTAACA CAGGATATGGTTGTTTTTAAGCCACAATTGTCCAgtcaacaacagcaacaaatgCAACAGCAGCAGCAGATGCAATCGCAACAGCAGCTTCCTCACttgcagcagcagcagcttcCTCACTTGCAGCAACAGCAACTTCCGCAactgcagcagcagcagcaactacaacagcaacaacaacaacttacccagctccaacaacaacagcagcagcaacTTCCACAAGTCCAACAGCAGCAGCTTTCCCAGATGCAGCAGCAACAACTCCCTCAACTTCAGCAACAACAACTCTCGCAGCTGCAGCCGCAGCAACAGCTTCCGCAGTTGCAGCAATTACAGCATCAACAACTTCCTCAACAGCAGCAACAGATGGTTGGGGCAGGAATGGGTCAAGCATATGTTCAAGGTCCTGGGCGGTCACAAATGGTTTCTCAGGGACAGGTATCACAAGGACCAACAAACATTGGTGGAGGGGGCTTCATGAGTTAG
- the LOC130739578 gene encoding uncharacterized protein LOC130739578 yields the protein MQPQEQEPMHLPQLQEQHLPPFQHPLLHQQRLPFLQQQQLLQQQLIQLMQQQLTWLQQLQQHLTWLQQQLSRLQTKQLQEPPLQQQLSQAEQQVQQLQQQLLQLQLSQAEQQVQQLPQVQQQQQQFQLQQLLQLSQLELTELQQHLSQMQLEQTQELWQLTQAQQQLHQEQPQMAELRTGQTYVEGPGRSERVSEEAGFLP from the coding sequence ATGCAACCACAAGAACAGGAACCGATGCATCTTCCTCAATTGCAAGAGCAGCACCTTCCTCCCTTTCAGCATCCGCTACTACACCAGCAGCGACTTCCTTTCTTGCAGCAACAACAACTTCTGCAGCAGCAACTTATACAACTTATGCAACAACAGCTTACCTGGCTCCAACAACTCCAACAACACCTTACATGGCTCCAACAACAACTGTCTCGGCTTCAAACAAAACAGCTCCAAGAgccaccgctccaacaacaactCTCCCAGGCCGAACAACAGGTCCAGCAGCTTCAACAACAACTCTTACAACTACAACTCTCCCAGGCTGAACAACAGGTCCAACAGCTTCCACAggtacaacaacaacaacaacaattccAACTACAACAACTACTACAACTCTCGCAGTTAGAACTTACAGAGCTCCAACAGCATCTTTCGCAAATGCAACTAGAACAAACACAGGAGCTCTGGCAACTTACCCAAGCTCAACAACAGCTTCATCAGGAGCAGCCACAGATGGCTGAGTTAAGAACGGGTCAAACCTATGTTGAAGGTCCTGGGCGATCAGAACGAGTTTCTGAGGAAGCAGGATTTTTACCATAA
- the LOC130739576 gene encoding mediator of RNA polymerase II transcription subunit 25 isoform X4 encodes MAAEKQLIVAVECTAAMGPYWSTILTDYLEKIIRSFAGNESTGQKPSASNVEFALVTYNTHGCYSGFLVQRTGWTREPDVFFSWLSGVPFSGGGFNDGAIAEGLSEALMMFPNSQSGSPNQQNVDIHKHCILVAASNPYPLQTPVYVPRPQSLEKSETIDSDPGNRLYDAEAVAKAFPQFSISLSVICPKQLPKVKAIYNAGKRTSRAADPPVDVKTTHFLVLISEAFREASSALSRSGITSLPSNQSPVKVDAVSVTPVTGAPPTSLPSVNGSIASRQPISAGNVAPATVKVEPVPVTSMVAGPAFPHNSSVPRAAITGQGIPSLQTSSPSSASQDIMTNTENGQDTKPMASMLQQPLRPVNPAQANVNILNNLSQARQVMNSAALSGGTSMGLPSMGQTPVAMHMSNMISSGMASSVPAAQNVFSSGPSGITSITSSGPLTAPAQVGQNSALGSLTSATSNLSSSSNVGISQPLSNLQGAVSMGQQVPGMSQGNISGTQMVQGGVNMNQNVMNGLGQSVVSSGNGTMIPTPGMSQQVQSGVQPLVNNAAANMTLPQQTSGGMQATQSKYLKVWEGSLSGQRQGQPVFITKLEGYRSASAPETIAANWPPVMQIVRLISQDHMNNKQYVGKADFLVFRAMNPHGFLGQLQEKKLCAVIQLPSQTLLLSVSDKACRLIGMLFPGDMVVFKPQLSSQQQQQMQQQQQMQSQQQLPHLQQQQLPHLQQQQLPQLQQQQQLQQQQQQLTQLQQQQQQQLPQVQQQQLSQMQQQQLPQLQQQQLSQLQPQQQLPQLQQLQHQQLPQQQQQMVGAGMGQAYVQGPGRSQMVSQGQVSQGPTNIGGGGFMS; translated from the exons ATGGCTGCGGAGAAACAGCTCATCGTCGCCGTCGAATGCACCGCTGCTATGGGTCCCTATTGGAGCACCATTCTCACGGATTACCTTGAGAAGATCATCAg GTCTTTTGCTGGAAACGAGTCAACTGGGCAG AAGCCTTCTGCTTCCAACGTTGAGTTTGCCCTAGTCACCTATAATACTCATGGATGTTATTCTG GTTTCCTTGTGCAACGGACTGGCTGGACAAGAGAACCAGATGTTTTCTTCTCGTGGCTTTCAGGTGTACCCTTTTCTGGTGGTGGTTTTAATGATGGTGCAATTGCTGAAGGGCTTTCTGAAGCTCTGATG ATGTTCCCAAATTCTCAAAGTGGAAGCCCGAATCAGCAGAATGTGGATATTCATAAGCATTGTATCCTTGTAGCAGCAAGCAATCCTTATCCATTGCAGACACCAGTCTATGTTCCGCGACCACAGAGCCTAGAGAAGAGTGAAACCATTGATTCAGACCCAGGGAACCGTTTATATGATGCTGAAGCTGTCGCTAAAGCATTTCCTCAG TTTTCTATTTCTCTGTCAGTCATCTGCCCTAAACAACTTCCCAAAGTTAAAGCCATCTACAATGCG GGAAAACGAACTAGTAGAGCAGCTGATCCACCAGTTGATGTTAAAACTACTCATTTCCTTGTTTTAATATCAGAAGCTTTCAGGGAGGCCTCCAGTGCTTTGAGTCGTTCTGGGATCACAAGCTTGCCTTCAAATCAAAGTCCTGTTAAAGTAGATGCAGTTTCTGTTACACCAGTTACAGGGGCACCCCCAACTTCTTTGCCATCAG TTAATGGATCAATTGCAAGCCGGCAGCCAATATCTGCTGGGAATGTGGCTCCTGCTACTGTAAAAGTG GAGCCTGTTCCCGTAACTTCCATGGTAGCTGGACCTGCTTTTCCTCATAATTCATCAGTTCCGCGTGCTGCTATTACTGGTCAAGGAATTCCAAGTTTGCAGACATCCTCTCCATCTTCTGCTTCTCAAGATATCATGACAAATACTGAAAATGGTCAGGATACAAAGCCTATGGCGTCAATGTTGCAGCAGCCCTTACGTCCAGTGAATCCTGCACAAGCGAATGTGAACATTTTGAATAATCTCTCTCAAGCACGGCAGGTGATGAACTCTGCTGCCTTAAGTGGTGGAACCTCTATGGGACTTCCATCAATGGGTCAGACTCCTGTTGCCATGCACATGTCAAACATGATATCTAGTGGGATGGCATCTTCTGTACCTGCGGCTCAAAATGTATTTTCATCTGGACCGTCAGGAATAACATCAATAACTAGTTCTGGACCTCTTACTGCTCCGGCACAGGTTGGACAAAACTCAGCTCTTGGTTCATTAACTTCAGCTACTTCTAATTTGTCTTCAAGTTCAAATGTTGGGATTTCACAACCATTGAGTAATCTTCAAGGAGCTGTTAGTATGGGACAACAGGTGCCTGGAATGAGCCAAGGAAACATTTCAGGAACCCAAATGGTGCAAGGTGGGGTTAACATGAACCAAAATGTAATGAATGGCCTTGGTCAATCAGTTGTCTCTTCTGGAAATGGTACAATGATTCCTACTCCAGGAATGTCTCAACAAGTACAATCAGGCGTGCAGCCACTTGTGAATAATGCAGCAGCTAATATGACTTTGCCACAGCAGACATCAGGTGGTATGCAGGCTACACAATCCAAATATCTCAAGGTTTGGGAG GGAAGCTTATCTGGGCAAAGACAAGGACAGCCAGTATTCATCACCAAGCTGGAA GGTTACAGGAGTGCTTCTGCCCCTGAGAC AATTGCAGCAAACTGGCCCCCTGTAATGCAAATTGTTCGGCTTATATCTCAGGACCACATGAATAACAA GCAATATGTAGGAAAGGCAGATTTCCTTGTTTTTCGAGCAATGAACCCTCATGGGTTTCTCGGTCAACTGCAGGAAAAGAAGCTg TGTGCAGTTATTCAATTACCATCACAGACATTGTTACTATCTGTTTCTGACAAAGCATGCCGCTTGATTGGGATGCTCTTCCCGGGG GATATGGTTGTTTTTAAGCCACAATTGTCCAgtcaacaacagcaacaaatgCAACAGCAGCAGCAGATGCAATCGCAACAGCAGCTTCCTCACttgcagcagcagcagcttcCTCACTTGCAGCAACAGCAACTTCCGCAactgcagcagcagcagcaactacaacagcaacaacaacaacttacccagctccaacaacaacagcagcagcaacTTCCACAAGTCCAACAGCAGCAGCTTTCCCAGATGCAGCAGCAACAACTCCCTCAACTTCAGCAACAACAACTCTCGCAGCTGCAGCCGCAGCAACAGCTTCCGCAGTTGCAGCAATTACAGCATCAACAACTTCCTCAACAGCAGCAACAGATGGTTGGGGCAGGAATGGGTCAAGCATATGTTCAAGGTCCTGGGCGGTCACAAATGGTTTCTCAGGGACAGGTATCACAAGGACCAACAAACATTGGTGGAGGGGGCTTCATGAGTTAG
- the LOC130739576 gene encoding mediator of RNA polymerase II transcription subunit 25 isoform X2 has translation MAAEKQLIVAVECTAAMGPYWSTILTDYLEKIIRSFAGNESTGQKPSASNVEFALVTYNTHGCYSGFLVQRTGWTREPDVFFSWLSGVPFSGGGFNDGAIAEGLSEALMMFPNSQSGSPNQQNVDIHKHCILVAASNPYPLQTPVYVPRPQSLEKSETIDSDPGNRLYDAEAVAKAFPQFSISLSVICPKQLPKVKAIYNAGKRTSRAADPPVDVKTTHFLVLISEAFREASSALSRSGITSLPSNQSPVKVDAVSVTPVTGAPPTSLPSVNGSIASRQPISAGNVAPATVKVEPVPVTSMVAGPAFPHNSSVPRAAITGQGIPSLQTSSPSSASQDIMTNTENGQDTKPMASMLQQPLRPVNPAQANVNILNNLSQARQVMNSAALSGGTSMGLPSMGQTPVAMHMSNMISSGMASSVPAAQNVFSSGPSGITSITSSGPLTAPAQVGQNSALGSLTSATSNLSSSSNVGISQPLSNLQGAVSMGQQVPGMSQGNISGTQMVQGGVNMNQNVMNGLGQSVVSSGNGTMIPTPGMSQQVQSGVQPLVNNAAANMTLPQQTSGGMQATQSKYLKVWEGSLSGQRQGQPVFITKLEGYRSASAPETIAANWPPVMQIVRLISQDHMNNKQYVGKADFLVFRAMNPHGFLGQLQEKKLCAVIQLPSQTLLLSVSDKACRLIGMLFPGVTDMVVFKPQLSSQQQQQMQQQQQMQSQQQLPHLQQQQLPHLQQQQLPQLQQQQQLQQQQQQLTQLQQQQQQQLPQVQQQQLSQMQQQQLPQLQQQQLSQLQPQQQLPQLQQLQHQQLPQQQQQMVGAGMGQAYVQGPGRSQMVSQGQVSQGPTNIGGGGFMS, from the exons ATGGCTGCGGAGAAACAGCTCATCGTCGCCGTCGAATGCACCGCTGCTATGGGTCCCTATTGGAGCACCATTCTCACGGATTACCTTGAGAAGATCATCAg GTCTTTTGCTGGAAACGAGTCAACTGGGCAG AAGCCTTCTGCTTCCAACGTTGAGTTTGCCCTAGTCACCTATAATACTCATGGATGTTATTCTG GTTTCCTTGTGCAACGGACTGGCTGGACAAGAGAACCAGATGTTTTCTTCTCGTGGCTTTCAGGTGTACCCTTTTCTGGTGGTGGTTTTAATGATGGTGCAATTGCTGAAGGGCTTTCTGAAGCTCTGATG ATGTTCCCAAATTCTCAAAGTGGAAGCCCGAATCAGCAGAATGTGGATATTCATAAGCATTGTATCCTTGTAGCAGCAAGCAATCCTTATCCATTGCAGACACCAGTCTATGTTCCGCGACCACAGAGCCTAGAGAAGAGTGAAACCATTGATTCAGACCCAGGGAACCGTTTATATGATGCTGAAGCTGTCGCTAAAGCATTTCCTCAG TTTTCTATTTCTCTGTCAGTCATCTGCCCTAAACAACTTCCCAAAGTTAAAGCCATCTACAATGCG GGAAAACGAACTAGTAGAGCAGCTGATCCACCAGTTGATGTTAAAACTACTCATTTCCTTGTTTTAATATCAGAAGCTTTCAGGGAGGCCTCCAGTGCTTTGAGTCGTTCTGGGATCACAAGCTTGCCTTCAAATCAAAGTCCTGTTAAAGTAGATGCAGTTTCTGTTACACCAGTTACAGGGGCACCCCCAACTTCTTTGCCATCAG TTAATGGATCAATTGCAAGCCGGCAGCCAATATCTGCTGGGAATGTGGCTCCTGCTACTGTAAAAGTG GAGCCTGTTCCCGTAACTTCCATGGTAGCTGGACCTGCTTTTCCTCATAATTCATCAGTTCCGCGTGCTGCTATTACTGGTCAAGGAATTCCAAGTTTGCAGACATCCTCTCCATCTTCTGCTTCTCAAGATATCATGACAAATACTGAAAATGGTCAGGATACAAAGCCTATGGCGTCAATGTTGCAGCAGCCCTTACGTCCAGTGAATCCTGCACAAGCGAATGTGAACATTTTGAATAATCTCTCTCAAGCACGGCAGGTGATGAACTCTGCTGCCTTAAGTGGTGGAACCTCTATGGGACTTCCATCAATGGGTCAGACTCCTGTTGCCATGCACATGTCAAACATGATATCTAGTGGGATGGCATCTTCTGTACCTGCGGCTCAAAATGTATTTTCATCTGGACCGTCAGGAATAACATCAATAACTAGTTCTGGACCTCTTACTGCTCCGGCACAGGTTGGACAAAACTCAGCTCTTGGTTCATTAACTTCAGCTACTTCTAATTTGTCTTCAAGTTCAAATGTTGGGATTTCACAACCATTGAGTAATCTTCAAGGAGCTGTTAGTATGGGACAACAGGTGCCTGGAATGAGCCAAGGAAACATTTCAGGAACCCAAATGGTGCAAGGTGGGGTTAACATGAACCAAAATGTAATGAATGGCCTTGGTCAATCAGTTGTCTCTTCTGGAAATGGTACAATGATTCCTACTCCAGGAATGTCTCAACAAGTACAATCAGGCGTGCAGCCACTTGTGAATAATGCAGCAGCTAATATGACTTTGCCACAGCAGACATCAGGTGGTATGCAGGCTACACAATCCAAATATCTCAAGGTTTGGGAG GGAAGCTTATCTGGGCAAAGACAAGGACAGCCAGTATTCATCACCAAGCTGGAA GGTTACAGGAGTGCTTCTGCCCCTGAGAC AATTGCAGCAAACTGGCCCCCTGTAATGCAAATTGTTCGGCTTATATCTCAGGACCACATGAATAACAA GCAATATGTAGGAAAGGCAGATTTCCTTGTTTTTCGAGCAATGAACCCTCATGGGTTTCTCGGTCAACTGCAGGAAAAGAAGCTg TGTGCAGTTATTCAATTACCATCACAGACATTGTTACTATCTGTTTCTGACAAAGCATGCCGCTTGATTGGGATGCTCTTCCCGGGGGTAACA GATATGGTTGTTTTTAAGCCACAATTGTCCAgtcaacaacagcaacaaatgCAACAGCAGCAGCAGATGCAATCGCAACAGCAGCTTCCTCACttgcagcagcagcagcttcCTCACTTGCAGCAACAGCAACTTCCGCAactgcagcagcagcagcaactacaacagcaacaacaacaacttacccagctccaacaacaacagcagcagcaacTTCCACAAGTCCAACAGCAGCAGCTTTCCCAGATGCAGCAGCAACAACTCCCTCAACTTCAGCAACAACAACTCTCGCAGCTGCAGCCGCAGCAACAGCTTCCGCAGTTGCAGCAATTACAGCATCAACAACTTCCTCAACAGCAGCAACAGATGGTTGGGGCAGGAATGGGTCAAGCATATGTTCAAGGTCCTGGGCGGTCACAAATGGTTTCTCAGGGACAGGTATCACAAGGACCAACAAACATTGGTGGAGGGGGCTTCATGAGTTAG
- the LOC130739576 gene encoding mediator of RNA polymerase II transcription subunit 25 isoform X3, producing the protein MAAEKQLIVAVECTAAMGPYWSTILTDYLEKIIRSFAGNESTGQKPSASNVEFALVTYNTHGCYSGFLVQRTGWTREPDVFFSWLSGVPFSGGGFNDGAIAEGLSEALMMFPNSQSGSPNQQNVDIHKHCILVAASNPYPLQTPVYVPRPQSLEKSETIDSDPGNRLYDAEAVAKAFPQFSISLSVICPKQLPKVKAIYNAGKRTSRAADPPVDVKTTHFLVLISEAFREASSALSRSGITSLPSNQSPVKVDAVSVTPVTGAPPTSLPSVNGSIASRQPISAGNVAPATVKVEPVPVTSMVAGPAFPHNSSVPRAAITGQGIPSLQTSSPSSASQDIMTNTENGQDTKPMASMLQQPLRPVNPAQANVNILNNLSQARQVMNSAALSGGTSMGLPSMGQTPVAMHMSNMISSGMASSVPAAQNVFSSGPSGITSITSSGPLTAPAQVGQNSALGSLTSATSNLSSSSNVGISQPLSNLQGAVSMGQQVPGMSQGNISGTQMVQGGVNMNQNVMNGLGQSVVSSGNGTMIPTPGMSQQVQSGVQPLVNNAAANMTLPQQTSGGMQATQSKYLKVWEGSLSGQRQGQPVFITKLEGYRSASAPETIAANWPPVMQIVRLISQDHMNNKQYVGKADFLVFRAMNPHGFLGQLQEKKLCAVIQLPSQTLLLSVSDKACRLIGMLFPGQDMVVFKPQLSSQQQQQMQQQQQMQSQQQLPHLQQQQLPHLQQQQLPQLQQQQQLQQQQQQLTQLQQQQQQQLPQVQQQQLSQMQQQQLPQLQQQQLSQLQPQQQLPQLQQLQHQQLPQQQQQMVGAGMGQAYVQGPGRSQMVSQGQVSQGPTNIGGGGFMS; encoded by the exons ATGGCTGCGGAGAAACAGCTCATCGTCGCCGTCGAATGCACCGCTGCTATGGGTCCCTATTGGAGCACCATTCTCACGGATTACCTTGAGAAGATCATCAg GTCTTTTGCTGGAAACGAGTCAACTGGGCAG AAGCCTTCTGCTTCCAACGTTGAGTTTGCCCTAGTCACCTATAATACTCATGGATGTTATTCTG GTTTCCTTGTGCAACGGACTGGCTGGACAAGAGAACCAGATGTTTTCTTCTCGTGGCTTTCAGGTGTACCCTTTTCTGGTGGTGGTTTTAATGATGGTGCAATTGCTGAAGGGCTTTCTGAAGCTCTGATG ATGTTCCCAAATTCTCAAAGTGGAAGCCCGAATCAGCAGAATGTGGATATTCATAAGCATTGTATCCTTGTAGCAGCAAGCAATCCTTATCCATTGCAGACACCAGTCTATGTTCCGCGACCACAGAGCCTAGAGAAGAGTGAAACCATTGATTCAGACCCAGGGAACCGTTTATATGATGCTGAAGCTGTCGCTAAAGCATTTCCTCAG TTTTCTATTTCTCTGTCAGTCATCTGCCCTAAACAACTTCCCAAAGTTAAAGCCATCTACAATGCG GGAAAACGAACTAGTAGAGCAGCTGATCCACCAGTTGATGTTAAAACTACTCATTTCCTTGTTTTAATATCAGAAGCTTTCAGGGAGGCCTCCAGTGCTTTGAGTCGTTCTGGGATCACAAGCTTGCCTTCAAATCAAAGTCCTGTTAAAGTAGATGCAGTTTCTGTTACACCAGTTACAGGGGCACCCCCAACTTCTTTGCCATCAG TTAATGGATCAATTGCAAGCCGGCAGCCAATATCTGCTGGGAATGTGGCTCCTGCTACTGTAAAAGTG GAGCCTGTTCCCGTAACTTCCATGGTAGCTGGACCTGCTTTTCCTCATAATTCATCAGTTCCGCGTGCTGCTATTACTGGTCAAGGAATTCCAAGTTTGCAGACATCCTCTCCATCTTCTGCTTCTCAAGATATCATGACAAATACTGAAAATGGTCAGGATACAAAGCCTATGGCGTCAATGTTGCAGCAGCCCTTACGTCCAGTGAATCCTGCACAAGCGAATGTGAACATTTTGAATAATCTCTCTCAAGCACGGCAGGTGATGAACTCTGCTGCCTTAAGTGGTGGAACCTCTATGGGACTTCCATCAATGGGTCAGACTCCTGTTGCCATGCACATGTCAAACATGATATCTAGTGGGATGGCATCTTCTGTACCTGCGGCTCAAAATGTATTTTCATCTGGACCGTCAGGAATAACATCAATAACTAGTTCTGGACCTCTTACTGCTCCGGCACAGGTTGGACAAAACTCAGCTCTTGGTTCATTAACTTCAGCTACTTCTAATTTGTCTTCAAGTTCAAATGTTGGGATTTCACAACCATTGAGTAATCTTCAAGGAGCTGTTAGTATGGGACAACAGGTGCCTGGAATGAGCCAAGGAAACATTTCAGGAACCCAAATGGTGCAAGGTGGGGTTAACATGAACCAAAATGTAATGAATGGCCTTGGTCAATCAGTTGTCTCTTCTGGAAATGGTACAATGATTCCTACTCCAGGAATGTCTCAACAAGTACAATCAGGCGTGCAGCCACTTGTGAATAATGCAGCAGCTAATATGACTTTGCCACAGCAGACATCAGGTGGTATGCAGGCTACACAATCCAAATATCTCAAGGTTTGGGAG GGAAGCTTATCTGGGCAAAGACAAGGACAGCCAGTATTCATCACCAAGCTGGAA GGTTACAGGAGTGCTTCTGCCCCTGAGAC AATTGCAGCAAACTGGCCCCCTGTAATGCAAATTGTTCGGCTTATATCTCAGGACCACATGAATAACAA GCAATATGTAGGAAAGGCAGATTTCCTTGTTTTTCGAGCAATGAACCCTCATGGGTTTCTCGGTCAACTGCAGGAAAAGAAGCTg TGTGCAGTTATTCAATTACCATCACAGACATTGTTACTATCTGTTTCTGACAAAGCATGCCGCTTGATTGGGATGCTCTTCCCGGGG CAGGATATGGTTGTTTTTAAGCCACAATTGTCCAgtcaacaacagcaacaaatgCAACAGCAGCAGCAGATGCAATCGCAACAGCAGCTTCCTCACttgcagcagcagcagcttcCTCACTTGCAGCAACAGCAACTTCCGCAactgcagcagcagcagcaactacaacagcaacaacaacaacttacccagctccaacaacaacagcagcagcaacTTCCACAAGTCCAACAGCAGCAGCTTTCCCAGATGCAGCAGCAACAACTCCCTCAACTTCAGCAACAACAACTCTCGCAGCTGCAGCCGCAGCAACAGCTTCCGCAGTTGCAGCAATTACAGCATCAACAACTTCCTCAACAGCAGCAACAGATGGTTGGGGCAGGAATGGGTCAAGCATATGTTCAAGGTCCTGGGCGGTCACAAATGGTTTCTCAGGGACAGGTATCACAAGGACCAACAAACATTGGTGGAGGGGGCTTCATGAGTTAG